The Theobroma cacao cultivar B97-61/B2 chromosome 2, Criollo_cocoa_genome_V2, whole genome shotgun sequence genome includes the window ATTGCTCTGTCTTGTATCTGTGGCGAAAAGCAGCCTTGCCGGGCAAGGGGGAGTGGAAGAAGATGTTCTGACTATTGTCTCCTTCAAGCGCAGCAGCACTGTTATCTGAGAGAGGATACTTATAACCGAAAGCGCCGCAGCATTATTACCTTTGATGGCATGCGTCTAGATCTTGGAGAGACAACAAAACTTTTCCACCCGTAGAGGAATGGGCAGGCTGCAACACACAGAGAAGTAAGTGGttgtctatatatatatatttacaattaacAACAAGATCATAAGTTAATTTCCAGAGTAGTCCCTTTAACTTAAACCTAATATTAAAAGAAGATGTTCTAATAGCAAATGGATTGACAGGTCTTAATTTGGCAATCTCCTGCATCGTTTGGATAGTAAGTACTActcttttagtttttaaaaggAGTGAAGTTTCACATCTTTGAATTGTTAATAACTATAAAAACTAGCATTCATTACGTGTATATTCCTGTTGGTATATGTAGTCCAATACCGCATTATCTACAGGCTTGCTGGCTCACTTCCGGTAAGCAGTGGATGTCTATTTGAAAATCTGAGCCATGTTGCAATATTGGGTGGCAGGATCCAACCAAACTTTTGTTAGGATAACTTTAGCCATCCCTTGTTCTCCTGTTTTTTAGTTAACTCCCTTGTGCATTTGCACGTTGGTGGTAGCAGACTAGCACAAGAAGATAAGCATAGAGCAATGATTGATTATGGAGAGGCCTTTCCTGTCTTCCATAGCTGCTCAGTTTGGTCCCCACTTCTGCTTCATTTCTGATATGCAGATTCAGTTATATGTACTTACCGGATAGaatattactattatataaataaatgtaGATGCCTCTAGTTACAGCAGATCAACGTGTTCTTTTGCTACCAATTCAGACTTTGTTGCTCAACCAACTTAACCAAATGGATTCAAATGCATCAGGCTTTGTTCTAAACACTTCGACTCTCCACTCAGTTTATTATCAAGGCAAGGAAGGCAATGGTATTATTGATCTTGGTCTTAGTCTGAGAACTTTGCAGCCTGAAGCCTACCATCCGTCTAGACATAGTACGTCTGCCTTggttttctaatttttaatttcccCCTTTGTTTTGGTCAATATTTGCTTTTCATATTAGTATGATAAACGGATTACTTCTTTGGTTCTGTTTGAAAAGTTCCAATGTTCTAACTGGAACTCTTTAATTTGAGTCAGTGGCCGGCCTGGAAGGATACAATGACCTGATGAGTTGGCCCCAGGCTAACTCACAGATGAAAAGCTCAAACAGTGGATATTCGAGGCCGGTAGCAGAAGATTGTGATGATGAGGCAGAGGGGGTCCAGAGCAGAGAGAAGCGGGCTTATGTCAAGGTTACCATGGACGGGGTTATGGTTGGTCGCAAAGTTTGCATGCTTGATCATGGAGGTTACTCAGGCCTTGCACGTCAACTAGAAGAAATGTTTGGTAGTTAGTAGAAGTCATTCTCAGGAGTTAGGTTGAGATTCTCTGTTTTAGAAATTGCTAACAACATCGTAAACATTATTGCCTGCAGGGAGGCAAAACGAATCAGGGTTAAGGCTGTTTGAAGTTGAGTCCGAGTTTTCCTTGTTATACAAGGGCATGGAGGAAAATTGGAGGAATGTTGGCGATGAACCGTGGAAGTAAGCTATTTATCATTACTACCATAATCTATTACAAACTGGcaattcttttttgttttcagaCTAATGCCAGTGGAAAGCGGAAATATGGAGCATACTGCTAATATatcttttattgaattttgttagGGAGTTCGTGAAACTTGTGAAACGGCTGAGGATTTCGCGAAAGAATGAATGAAGCTGATCTTTATCCTTGTTCATCGTCATTCAACTGATT containing:
- the LOC18609156 gene encoding auxin-responsive protein IAA32 isoform X1, with product MDSNASGFVLNTSTLHSVYYQGKEGNGIIDLGLSLRTLQPEAYHPSRHMAGLEGYNDLMSWPQANSQMKSSNSGYSRPVAEDCDDEAEGVQSREKRAYVKVTMDGVMVGRKVCMLDHGGYSGLARQLEEMFGRRQNESGLRLFEVESEFSLLYKGMEENWRNVGDEPWKEFVKLVKRLRISRKNE
- the LOC18609156 gene encoding auxin-responsive protein IAA32 isoform X2; amino-acid sequence: MDSNASGFVLNTSTLHSVYYQGKEGNGIIDLGLSLRTLQPEAYHPSRHMAGLEGYNDLMSWPQANSQMKSSNSGYSRPVAEDCDDEAEGVQSREKRAYVKVTMDGVMVGRKVCMLDHGGYSGLARQLEEMFGRQNESGLRLFEVESEFSLLYKGMEENWRNVGDEPWKEFVKLVKRLRISRKNE